Proteins found in one Paenibacillus sp. FSL R10-2782 genomic segment:
- a CDS encoding BrxA/BrxB family bacilliredoxin yields the protein MSMSFDQYMRDSVQPMREELTSLGIQELRTPEDVEAKLPDAKGTVLVVVNSVCGCAAGQCRPGVAEALKHDITPDHLYTVFAGQDKEATAKAREFFAPYPPSSPSIALLKDGELVHFIERHQVEDRSADQIAADLTSAFDRFCR from the coding sequence ATGTCGATGTCTTTTGATCAATATATGAGAGATTCTGTTCAGCCGATGCGCGAAGAACTGACAAGTCTCGGAATTCAGGAGCTGCGTACTCCGGAAGATGTGGAGGCCAAACTGCCTGATGCCAAAGGCACAGTGCTGGTCGTTGTGAACTCGGTGTGCGGTTGTGCCGCAGGTCAATGCCGTCCGGGTGTAGCCGAAGCGCTGAAGCATGATATTACACCGGATCATCTGTACACGGTTTTTGCTGGTCAGGATAAGGAAGCAACGGCGAAGGCACGCGAATTTTTCGCACCATATCCGCCATCTTCTCCTTCGATCGCGCTGTTGAAGGACGGCGAACTGGTTCACTTCATCGAGCGTCATCAGGTGGAGGATCGTTCGGCAGACCAAATCGCTGCTGATTTAACCAGTGCATTTGACCGTTTTTGCCGGTAA
- the nadE gene encoding ammonia-dependent NAD(+) synthetase — protein sequence MSLQEQIIAELGVQPTINVEAEVRKRVDFLKTYVTKTGSKGLLIAISGGIDSAVAAALCKQATDELTQEQGEEYKTLGVFQPYGKQEDIEHSYAVAKAFDLKYAGETNIQEAVDKIAVEVEHSLKDIGLERSITPQVRGNVKARTRMVVQYALANELNLLVVGTDHASEAITGFYTKWGDGAVDITPLSTLNKRQVRLLASYLGVPQVILDKAPTAGLWEGQTDEKELGISYEANSDYLEGKEIDPAAREKLESFFTRTAHKRTSIPGI from the coding sequence ATGAGTTTGCAGGAACAGATTATTGCTGAATTGGGAGTACAGCCTACCATTAACGTAGAGGCCGAGGTCCGCAAGCGTGTGGATTTCCTCAAGACGTATGTCACGAAAACTGGAAGCAAGGGCCTGCTAATCGCCATCAGCGGCGGGATCGACAGTGCTGTAGCGGCTGCCTTGTGCAAACAGGCTACGGATGAGCTGACGCAGGAGCAAGGCGAAGAGTACAAAACGCTTGGAGTATTTCAGCCGTATGGCAAGCAGGAAGATATCGAGCATAGCTACGCGGTAGCCAAAGCGTTTGACCTGAAATATGCAGGGGAAACGAACATTCAGGAAGCGGTGGACAAGATTGCCGTGGAGGTGGAGCATTCGTTGAAGGATATTGGTCTTGAGCGCTCCATTACTCCGCAAGTGAGAGGGAATGTAAAGGCAAGAACACGTATGGTGGTTCAGTACGCGCTTGCAAATGAGCTGAATTTGCTCGTTGTAGGTACAGATCATGCCTCGGAAGCTATCACAGGCTTTTATACCAAATGGGGTGATGGTGCCGTTGATATTACGCCGCTCAGCACGCTGAACAAGCGTCAGGTGCGTTTGCTGGCGAGCTACCTGGGAGTTCCGCAGGTCATTTTAGACAAAGCGCCTACAGCGGGATTGTGGGAAGGCCAGACGGATGAAAAAGAACTGGGTATTTCTTACGAAGCGAACAGCGACTATCTGGAAGGCAAGGAAATTGACCCGGCGGCACGTGAAAAGCTAGAAAGCTTCTTCACACGCACAGCGCATAAGCGGACAAGCATTCCAGGCATTTAA
- a CDS encoding alpha/beta fold hydrolase: MSESLVIEAGTEAGTDAVIRASWFPSKNTAKSLLVIAHGYKGFKDWGMFPYIAEALSTDNHVVTFNFSHNGIGEDLTNFTELEKFARNTYSREQEDLDLLLTNLRARHEFRQLPLFLLGHSRGAGSCFIYALDHPEEVSGVISWNGVTDLDLFTLPQKEEMRTKGRSYVPNARTGQQLPLDLVILEDLEQNRQRFAIVDRLKDSQQPAVLIQGTEDSKRLREGSALLTSVRPDIEWVQIQGGNHTFNTVHPFQGSSLPLDQAITETRRFMEWITN; this comes from the coding sequence ATGTCAGAATCACTCGTTATTGAAGCAGGTACGGAAGCAGGTACAGATGCGGTAATCAGGGCTTCCTGGTTTCCCTCCAAAAATACAGCCAAAAGCTTGCTCGTCATTGCTCATGGCTATAAGGGCTTCAAGGATTGGGGCATGTTCCCCTATATAGCAGAAGCCTTGAGCACAGACAACCATGTCGTAACCTTCAACTTTTCACATAACGGCATAGGTGAGGATCTAACGAATTTTACCGAGCTGGAAAAGTTCGCACGGAACACCTACAGCCGGGAACAAGAGGATTTGGACTTATTGCTGACAAATCTGAGAGCACGCCACGAGTTCAGACAACTGCCGTTGTTTCTGTTAGGACACAGCCGAGGTGCGGGAAGCTGCTTCATCTATGCGCTGGATCATCCGGAAGAGGTTTCAGGCGTCATTTCATGGAATGGCGTAACTGACCTGGACCTGTTCACCTTGCCGCAAAAAGAAGAAATGCGGACCAAGGGTCGCAGCTACGTACCCAACGCCAGAACCGGACAGCAGCTTCCGCTGGATCTTGTTATTTTGGAGGATCTGGAGCAAAATCGCCAGCGCTTTGCCATCGTGGACAGGCTTAAAGACAGCCAACAGCCTGCCGTACTCATTCAAGGTACCGAGGATTCCAAACGCCTGCGTGAAGGCTCTGCCCTGCTTACCTCAGTTCGTCCTGATATTGAGTGGGTACAAATTCAAGGGGGCAACCATACCTTCAATACCGTTCATCCGTTCCAGGGAAGCAGCCTTCCGCTGGATCAGGCGATTACCGAAACCCGCCGCTTCATGGAATGGATCACCAATTAA
- the acpS gene encoding holo-ACP synthase: MIYGIGHDVLEMSRMADILAGKHADAFLNRVLTPAERDLAMERKGRLAEFVAGRFAAKEAITKAFGCGIGQIIGFGDMDILPESGGKPAVYLSAPAWHRLGLPGAGGSDYSIHLSITHQPNIASAFVIVEYKET, from the coding sequence ATGATCTACGGAATCGGACATGATGTGCTGGAAATGAGCCGGATGGCTGACATATTGGCAGGCAAGCATGCAGACGCTTTTTTAAATCGGGTGTTGACCCCGGCTGAACGCGACCTTGCTATGGAGCGAAAGGGCAGGCTGGCGGAGTTTGTAGCAGGGCGTTTTGCCGCGAAGGAAGCGATAACGAAAGCCTTCGGCTGCGGAATTGGGCAGATCATCGGGTTCGGCGATATGGATATTTTACCGGAGTCTGGGGGCAAGCCAGCGGTTTATTTGTCTGCCCCTGCGTGGCACAGACTCGGGCTACCGGGTGCGGGCGGCTCGGATTATAGCATTCACCTGAGTATTACACATCAACCCAACATTGCCTCTGCTTTTGTGATTGTTGAATATAAGGAGACGTGA
- the mutY gene encoding A/G-specific adenine glycosylase, with protein MTTHTLEQKRYFSFELLNWYTRSKRDLPWRRHRNPFYIWISEIMLQQTRVDTVIPYFNRFIARFPTIEALAEAPEEDVLKLWEGLGYYSRARNLQTAAKQVVELHGGEVPDDTQAVAALKGVGPYTTGAIMSIAFNRPEPAVDGNVMRVLSRYFLIEEDIMKGSTRAHMESLVRELIPEGRASDFNQALMELGALVCTPKSPQCLTCSVMEHCSGRLAGREETLPVKTKAKPPRLEPRSVALIEGSGANTGRLLVRQRPAKGLLARMWELPHELVGPEGYNGPVPDEPAMDHLAGHLLAEGVLARPVRFVREAEHTFSHIHWNLRVFQCEEVASPAGEAGGQSLAAEQRAGYSTDGAKPGALLALAEQEECAALPAGYRWISEADMDTLAFPKVFLDLITEYFAKQKGTLV; from the coding sequence ATGACCACCCATACATTGGAACAAAAACGTTATTTCAGCTTCGAGCTGCTGAATTGGTATACACGAAGCAAGCGGGATTTGCCGTGGCGCCGACACCGGAATCCTTTTTATATCTGGATTTCGGAAATTATGCTCCAGCAGACGCGTGTCGATACGGTGATTCCGTATTTTAACCGCTTTATTGCACGGTTTCCGACGATTGAGGCGCTGGCGGAAGCGCCCGAGGAGGATGTACTTAAGCTGTGGGAAGGGCTGGGATATTATTCCCGAGCCAGGAATTTGCAAACGGCAGCGAAACAAGTGGTTGAGCTTCACGGTGGGGAAGTACCGGATGATACGCAGGCTGTCGCCGCTCTGAAAGGCGTAGGCCCGTATACGACGGGAGCGATTATGAGCATTGCCTTCAATCGGCCGGAGCCTGCTGTGGATGGGAATGTGATGCGCGTGCTGTCGCGCTATTTCTTGATTGAAGAGGATATCATGAAGGGTAGCACGCGAGCACATATGGAAAGTCTGGTGCGGGAACTGATCCCTGAAGGGAGAGCCTCCGACTTCAATCAGGCACTAATGGAGCTGGGTGCGCTGGTCTGCACGCCGAAGTCGCCCCAGTGCCTGACCTGCTCGGTCATGGAGCATTGCTCAGGCCGATTGGCAGGCCGCGAGGAGACGCTGCCGGTCAAGACGAAGGCGAAGCCGCCGCGGCTGGAGCCGCGTTCCGTCGCCCTCATCGAGGGCAGCGGCGCGAACACAGGCCGCCTGCTCGTGCGTCAACGCCCGGCCAAGGGCCTGCTGGCCCGCATGTGGGAGCTGCCGCACGAGCTTGTCGGGCCGGAGGGCTACAACGGCCCGGTGCCGGATGAGCCAGCCATGGATCACCTGGCGGGTCATTTGCTGGCGGAGGGCGTGCTCGCCCGTCCGGTGCGGTTCGTACGTGAGGCGGAGCATACGTTCAGCCACATTCACTGGAACCTGCGTGTGTTCCAGTGTGAAGAGGTCGCCAGCCCTGCTGGAGAGGCTGGCGGACAGTCGCTGGCTGCCGAGCAGCGGGCAGGCTACAGCACCGACGGTGCGAAGCCGGGTGCGCTGCTTGCGCTGGCGGAGCAGGAGGAGTGCGCGGCGCTGCCTGCGGGGTACCGCTGGATCAGCGAGGCCGATATGGACACCTTGGCGTTTCCCAAGGTGTTCCTCGATCTAATCACCGAATATTTTGCGAAGCAAAAAGGGACCTTGGTGTAG
- the yiaY gene encoding L-threonine dehydrogenase yields the protein MTGTSKFMMPGMSLMGSGALADAGTEIGKLGFKNALIVTDKPLVDIGIAKKVTSMLDSLNVKSVVYSGTQPNPTVSNVNEGLELLNQSGCDFIISLGGGSPHDCAKGIALLASNGGQIGDYEGVDKSEKPSFPLIAINTTAGTASEMTMFCIITDEERHIKMAIVDKHTTPLIAVNDPDLMMAMPKSLTAATGMDALTHSIEAYVSTNATPITDACALKAIELIRDYLVKAVDDGNDVEARSQMAYAEFLAGMAFNNAGLGFVHAMAHQLGGFYNLPHGVCNAILLPHVERYNAKASAERLTDIARTLGEKTDGVTPEQGASLALHAIEKLAKRVNIPSGLEELGVKREDFAVLAANALKDACGVTNPIQPTQQEVIDIFEQAM from the coding sequence ATGACGGGAACCTCCAAATTCATGATGCCGGGTATGAGTCTTATGGGCTCGGGTGCACTGGCGGATGCAGGTACAGAAATCGGAAAATTGGGCTTTAAAAATGCATTGATCGTAACCGATAAGCCTTTAGTTGATATTGGAATTGCGAAAAAGGTAACAAGCATGTTAGACAGTCTAAACGTAAAATCCGTCGTATACAGCGGCACTCAACCGAATCCCACGGTTTCAAATGTAAATGAGGGTTTGGAGCTGTTGAACCAATCCGGGTGCGACTTTATTATTTCGCTCGGAGGCGGGTCACCGCATGACTGTGCCAAGGGAATCGCGCTTTTGGCCTCCAACGGCGGACAGATCGGGGACTACGAAGGCGTGGATAAATCCGAGAAGCCTTCCTTCCCTCTGATTGCCATTAACACCACGGCAGGAACAGCTAGTGAAATGACTATGTTTTGTATAATTACGGATGAAGAGCGTCATATCAAAATGGCGATTGTTGACAAGCACACGACACCACTCATTGCCGTCAATGATCCTGATCTGATGATGGCTATGCCCAAGTCATTAACTGCCGCAACAGGGATGGATGCGCTCACTCACTCTATTGAAGCTTATGTTTCCACCAATGCCACACCGATCACGGATGCTTGCGCGCTTAAAGCCATTGAGCTGATTCGGGATTATCTGGTCAAAGCTGTGGATGACGGAAACGATGTGGAAGCTCGTAGCCAAATGGCCTACGCCGAGTTCCTCGCAGGGATGGCCTTCAATAACGCCGGATTGGGCTTTGTTCACGCCATGGCACATCAACTGGGTGGCTTCTATAATCTGCCGCATGGGGTCTGTAACGCCATTTTGCTGCCGCATGTAGAGCGCTATAACGCCAAGGCTTCCGCCGAACGACTCACCGATATTGCCCGTACACTTGGCGAAAAAACGGACGGTGTAACACCGGAGCAAGGTGCCAGCCTAGCCCTGCACGCCATTGAAAAGCTGGCTAAACGGGTCAACATCCCTTCCGGGCTAGAAGAACTCGGCGTCAAGCGAGAAGATTTCGCTGTTCTCGCCGCCAACGCACTCAAGGATGCCTGCGGTGTAACCAATCCGATTCAACCTACGCAGCAAGAAGTGATCGACATTTTTGAACAAGCGATGTAG
- a CDS encoding helix-turn-helix transcriptional regulator, with the protein MEHSKTLGDFNRYSELQYGYETELIRILYYDLPENYYEKYASYECPKLCTILEGRKEVKINEMERFEYDSQEIILLPPQSSVEMKIKEQTKALVFELSDQLMERLRNVVEEEFQVPESSPTHAVVRCELNEKANSLTASMERIKQYMAHPVERKNFLIDLSAQEMAYHLLQMQVLEQNLLTNHRHPVFRAIRDIQEQLPGIRYVKDLADNYNMSHANFTNQFKKITGLTPLDYITNQKMQLAKQWLQHRNVTEVAFDLNYESVSYFIGLFKKKYGVTPKQYQMSVQRQVVVT; encoded by the coding sequence ATGGAGCATTCCAAAACTTTAGGCGACTTTAATCGTTATAGTGAGCTGCAATATGGATATGAAACCGAGCTGATCAGAATTTTGTATTATGATCTCCCAGAAAATTATTACGAGAAATATGCTTCATATGAATGCCCAAAGCTGTGTACGATTTTGGAGGGGAGAAAAGAAGTCAAAATTAATGAAATGGAGCGTTTTGAATACGATTCTCAGGAGATTATCCTGCTTCCTCCTCAGTCCAGCGTAGAAATGAAGATCAAAGAACAAACCAAGGCACTGGTCTTTGAATTAAGCGATCAGTTGATGGAACGGTTAAGGAACGTGGTAGAGGAGGAATTTCAGGTCCCGGAGAGTTCCCCGACTCATGCGGTGGTTCGCTGCGAGCTGAACGAAAAGGCGAATTCACTTACCGCATCTATGGAGCGGATCAAGCAATATATGGCACATCCCGTCGAAAGAAAAAATTTCCTGATTGATCTGAGCGCTCAGGAAATGGCCTATCATCTGCTACAGATGCAGGTGCTTGAGCAGAATCTGCTTACGAACCATCGGCATCCTGTGTTTCGGGCAATCCGGGATATTCAGGAGCAGTTGCCTGGGATCAGGTATGTGAAGGATCTGGCGGATAACTATAATATGTCACATGCGAATTTCACGAATCAGTTTAAAAAAATAACAGGATTAACCCCGCTCGACTATATTACGAATCAAAAAATGCAGCTCGCCAAGCAATGGCTCCAGCACCGGAACGTGACAGAGGTCGCTTTTGATTTGAATTATGAGAGCGTTTCCTATTTTATCGGTCTTTTTAAGAAAAAGTACGGGGTTACACCCAAGCAATATCAGATGAGTGTGCAGCGCCAAGTTGTGGTTACGTAA
- a CDS encoding superoxide dismutase, producing the protein MAFQLPELPYAKDALEPHIDALTVEIHHDRHHNTYVTNLNAALESAPELQSKSLEDLISNLDSVPESIRPAVRNNGGGHHNHSLFWEVIGPNGGGQPTGAIAEAISNELGGYDKFKEDFTKAATTRFGSGWAWLVVGKDGKLAITSTPNQDSPISEGLTPVLGLDVWEHAYYLKYQNKRPDYIAAFYNVINWDEVNKRYAAAKK; encoded by the coding sequence ATGGCATTTCAATTACCAGAACTTCCTTACGCGAAAGACGCACTGGAGCCGCACATTGATGCGCTGACAGTAGAAATTCACCATGATCGTCACCATAACACATATGTAACAAACCTGAACGCAGCTCTGGAAAGCGCTCCTGAACTGCAAAGCAAAAGCCTGGAGGATCTGATCTCCAATCTGGACAGCGTTCCTGAAAGCATCCGCCCTGCGGTTCGCAATAACGGTGGCGGACACCACAACCACAGCCTGTTCTGGGAAGTTATTGGCCCTAACGGCGGCGGACAACCAACTGGCGCTATTGCTGAAGCAATCAGCAACGAGTTGGGCGGCTATGACAAATTCAAAGAAGATTTTACCAAAGCAGCTACAACACGCTTTGGTAGTGGTTGGGCTTGGCTGGTTGTCGGCAAAGACGGCAAACTGGCAATCACCAGCACTCCTAACCAAGACAGCCCAATCTCCGAAGGTCTGACTCCGGTACTTGGACTGGACGTTTGGGAGCATGCTTACTACCTGAAATATCAAAACAAACGCCCGGATTACATTGCAGCATTCTACAATGTCATCAACTGGGATGAAGTGAACAAACGTTACGCAGCAGCGAAAAAATAA
- a CDS encoding GNAT family N-acetyltransferase: MHVRSFQLSDVNPVMGLMQVALSEECYKETVGAFARQLSWDSGLIVVAEEDDELVGALIGTIDQNQGCYYRIAIHPDHRRMGIGKSLVEFMEQRFQQRKVSRIWVAGDKHNSAAMPLYEAMGYGANQILQAFQQLSILAPH; the protein is encoded by the coding sequence ATGCACGTTCGTTCCTTTCAATTGAGTGATGTGAATCCAGTAATGGGACTCATGCAGGTTGCCTTGTCTGAGGAGTGCTACAAAGAGACGGTGGGTGCTTTTGCCCGTCAGCTTTCGTGGGATTCCGGCTTGATCGTTGTTGCAGAAGAGGATGATGAGCTGGTTGGCGCCCTGATCGGCACGATTGATCAGAATCAGGGTTGTTATTATCGTATTGCTATTCACCCGGATCATCGTCGGATGGGAATTGGCAAATCGCTTGTGGAGTTCATGGAGCAGCGTTTTCAGCAACGTAAGGTTAGTCGCATCTGGGTAGCCGGAGACAAGCACAACAGCGCGGCCATGCCTTTGTATGAAGCGATGGGTTATGGGGCAAACCAGATTTTGCAGGCTTTTCAGCAGCTCAGTATTTTGGCTCCTCATTAA
- the lepB gene encoding signal peptidase I, with amino-acid sequence MHTLAPSSGPLPTPETSKHTGRWSYIRDWLVTLLIAMTILLLLNLFVFNLSTVRGHSMQPTLMESQHLFVNKLVYNFHDPGRGDIVILQDPDSKPSSPRFLVKRVIGTPGDVIRVEHNHLYVNGELQNEPYTDSEIEDGDYGPFTVEPGHFFVMGDNRHAEGSKDSRYFGSIKSQDLLGRAELVFWPISEWKWL; translated from the coding sequence ATGCACACACTGGCTCCTTCGTCAGGCCCGCTTCCTACGCCGGAAACGTCCAAGCATACTGGTCGTTGGAGTTATATACGCGATTGGCTGGTGACTCTTCTGATCGCGATGACCATCTTGCTGCTGCTGAATCTGTTCGTGTTTAATTTGTCTACGGTCAGGGGACATTCCATGCAGCCGACGCTGATGGAAAGTCAGCATTTGTTCGTTAACAAGCTGGTTTACAATTTTCATGATCCAGGCAGGGGGGACATCGTGATCCTACAGGATCCCGACTCCAAGCCGTCCAGCCCGAGATTTTTAGTGAAAAGAGTCATAGGTACTCCCGGGGATGTAATCCGGGTTGAGCATAATCATTTATATGTGAACGGCGAGCTGCAAAATGAGCCTTACACCGACTCAGAGATTGAGGATGGTGATTACGGTCCTTTTACAGTGGAGCCGGGACACTTTTTTGTCATGGGCGATAACCGACACGCCGAGGGCAGCAAGGACAGCCGATATTTTGGCAGCATTAAATCTCAGGATTTGCTGGGGCGTGCGGAGCTTGTATTTTGGCCGATATCCGAGTGGAAGTGGCTGTAG
- the rnhA gene encoding ribonuclease HI, with amino-acid sequence MKEVMVYTDGACSGNPGPGGWGVVLLYGEHRKELSGAEKMTTNNRMEIKAVIEALKLLKEPCHVKVHSDSAYVVNCFKQGWIKNWLRNGWRNSKNQPVENKELWEELWELMSKHEVEYVKVKGHSDNELNNHCDFLATSAVKNLR; translated from the coding sequence ATGAAAGAAGTGATGGTATATACCGACGGCGCTTGTTCGGGCAATCCCGGCCCTGGGGGCTGGGGCGTCGTTTTGCTATATGGAGAGCATCGCAAGGAGCTGTCCGGGGCCGAAAAAATGACGACAAACAATCGTATGGAGATAAAGGCCGTGATTGAAGCGCTCAAGCTGCTCAAGGAGCCTTGCCATGTCAAGGTGCACAGTGACTCCGCCTATGTCGTAAACTGCTTCAAACAGGGCTGGATTAAGAATTGGCTTCGTAACGGCTGGCGTAACAGTAAAAATCAGCCCGTTGAAAACAAGGAGTTATGGGAAGAACTGTGGGAACTGATGAGCAAGCATGAGGTAGAGTATGTGAAGGTCAAAGGTCACAGTGACAACGAGCTGAACAATCACTGTGATTTTTTGGCGACCAGCGCTGTTAAAAATTTACGGTAG
- the queG gene encoding tRNA epoxyqueuosine(34) reductase QueG: MQRGQTPTAAGTALAWASLKQEIIEAAPGLGIDSIGFASADPFLSLKAILEEHRAKGYESGFEEPDIDKRIYPELYGSQPASLIAIAVAYPSKMKDPPKSDKGKYRGILARSAWGKDYHMVLREAMEKLEAFIGERVPDAIMKNMVDTGELSDRAVAERAGIGFSGKNTMMISPTLGSWIYLGELLTNIPFQPDEPVTDGCGECTKCLDACPTGALVGPGQLNAQRCVSFLTQTKGFLDEEFMLKIGNRLYGCDTCQIVCPKNRGLNWDHHPELTPDPEIVKPLLLPLLELSNREFKKRFGQSAAAWRGKKPIQRNAVIALGNFKDISAVPKLTEVLLDDPRPELRGTAAWALSRIGGKNAMTAIKQASEKEQHEQVREMVAQAHSKLEEREQAEQQQVSEVTVQGPTTIYYDEIETPVGILTLCATDRGLCRIDFGVFHAKEALLQQWARTWIGEYVYVQEPEKLREAADQLREYFAGKRRDFTVAYDLRGTPFQEQVWRALQNIPYGQSVSYKDIAESIGRAKAVRAVGGANNKNPLPILIPCHRVSGANGSLVGYAGGLPIKMKLLDLEKE; this comes from the coding sequence ATGCAACGCGGACAGACACCAACGGCTGCCGGAACCGCTTTGGCTTGGGCCTCGCTCAAGCAGGAGATTATCGAAGCCGCTCCGGGGCTGGGCATCGACTCCATCGGGTTCGCATCCGCCGATCCCTTTCTGTCTCTGAAAGCAATATTGGAGGAGCATCGTGCCAAAGGCTATGAATCCGGTTTTGAGGAGCCGGACATTGATAAACGGATCTACCCGGAGCTGTACGGTTCGCAGCCTGCATCCTTGATTGCCATTGCGGTGGCTTATCCTTCCAAAATGAAGGACCCGCCGAAGTCGGATAAAGGCAAGTACCGTGGCATCTTGGCGCGTTCCGCCTGGGGTAAGGACTACCACATGGTGCTGCGCGAGGCGATGGAAAAGCTGGAGGCTTTTATAGGTGAACGGGTTCCCGACGCGATTATGAAAAATATGGTGGATACCGGGGAGCTATCAGACCGGGCTGTTGCGGAGCGGGCGGGTATTGGCTTTAGCGGCAAAAACACGATGATGATTTCACCGACACTGGGATCATGGATTTATCTTGGTGAGCTGCTGACGAATATCCCTTTTCAGCCAGATGAGCCGGTGACGGACGGTTGCGGGGAGTGTACCAAATGCCTGGATGCGTGCCCTACGGGTGCGCTTGTCGGGCCGGGGCAGCTCAATGCCCAGCGATGTGTGTCCTTTTTGACGCAAACGAAAGGCTTTCTGGATGAGGAATTTATGCTGAAAATCGGGAACCGGTTGTACGGATGTGATACCTGCCAAATCGTATGTCCCAAAAATCGGGGCCTCAACTGGGATCATCATCCTGAGCTTACACCCGATCCCGAAATTGTGAAGCCATTGCTGCTGCCGTTGCTGGAGTTGAGCAATCGTGAATTCAAAAAGAGATTTGGTCAAAGTGCGGCAGCCTGGCGGGGAAAGAAGCCGATTCAGCGCAATGCAGTTATTGCGCTCGGCAATTTCAAGGATATTAGCGCCGTGCCCAAGCTGACGGAGGTTCTGTTGGATGATCCGCGTCCTGAGCTTCGGGGTACGGCAGCATGGGCTTTGAGCCGAATTGGAGGAAAAAACGCAATGACAGCGATCAAGCAAGCATCTGAGAAGGAACAACATGAGCAAGTACGTGAAATGGTCGCGCAGGCGCATTCCAAACTTGAGGAACGAGAACAGGCTGAGCAGCAACAGGTCTCAGAAGTAACGGTTCAGGGACCGACTACGATTTATTATGATGAAATAGAGACACCCGTAGGTATTTTGACGCTGTGTGCAACGGATCGGGGGCTATGCCGGATTGATTTTGGCGTTTTTCATGCGAAGGAGGCGCTGCTTCAGCAATGGGCACGTACATGGATCGGGGAATATGTCTATGTGCAGGAGCCGGAAAAGCTGCGTGAGGCTGCCGATCAACTGCGTGAGTATTTTGCCGGGAAACGACGGGATTTCACTGTGGCCTATGATTTGAGGGGCACCCCTTTTCAGGAGCAGGTATGGCGTGCGCTTCAAAATATTCCGTATGGGCAAAGCGTGTCCTACAAGGATATCGCGGAGTCAATTGGCAGAGCCAAGGCGGTACGTGCGGTCGGAGGAGCGAACAACAAAAATCCGTTGCCCATTCTGATTCCATGTCACCGGGTATCGGGTGCAAACGGGAGCTTGGTTGGATATGCAGGAGGGCTGCCGATCAAGATGAAGCTACTGGATTTGGAGAAGGAATGA
- a CDS encoding YneF family protein — translation MVWNIVIPIITLIVGLVGGFFIGAYYLRKQLEKMQNDPDTLQKMAKQMGYNLNGKQMQKAQQMMKNQQFSKNQPGQRKSQGRRK, via the coding sequence GTGGTGTGGAATATTGTCATTCCGATTATTACCCTGATTGTTGGTTTGGTTGGGGGATTTTTCATCGGTGCTTATTATCTTCGCAAACAGCTTGAAAAAATGCAAAACGATCCTGATACGCTGCAAAAAATGGCCAAGCAGATGGGTTATAATCTGAATGGGAAGCAAATGCAGAAGGCCCAGCAGATGATGAAGAACCAGCAGTTCTCCAAAAATCAGCCAGGTCAGCGTAAAAGTCAGGGCCGTCGGAAATAG
- the folE gene encoding GTP cyclohydrolase I FolE yields the protein MAGVKDYINRKAADNRDKIEYHVEQILQLIGEDPKREGLLETPARVARMYEEIFAGYEVDPRDALGVTFDENHEELVIVKDIVYYSQCEHHMAPFFGKVHIGYVPSGKIVGLSKLARLVEAVTRRLQVQERITAQIADILNEAVSAHGVMVVVEGEHLCMCARGVKKPGSKTVTSAVRGTFRDDAAQRAEFLSLLKD from the coding sequence GTGGCTGGCGTAAAAGATTATATTAACCGCAAAGCTGCGGATAACCGGGATAAAATCGAGTACCATGTGGAGCAAATTCTACAACTGATTGGTGAGGACCCTAAGCGTGAAGGGTTGCTGGAAACACCGGCACGCGTAGCGCGCATGTATGAGGAGATATTCGCAGGTTATGAGGTTGATCCCCGGGATGCGCTGGGTGTAACATTCGACGAAAATCACGAGGAGCTTGTGATTGTGAAGGACATCGTCTATTACAGCCAGTGTGAGCACCATATGGCTCCTTTCTTCGGAAAAGTGCATATCGGCTATGTACCCAGTGGCAAAATTGTAGGACTAAGCAAGCTTGCCCGTCTGGTTGAGGCTGTAACGCGCCGATTGCAGGTGCAGGAGCGCATTACGGCACAGATCGCAGATATTTTGAATGAAGCGGTCTCCGCTCACGGGGTTATGGTGGTCGTGGAAGGCGAGCACTTATGTATGTGCGCAAGAGGCGTCAAAAAGCCTGGCAGTAAAACGGTAACATCTGCGGTACGCGGAACGTTTCGTGATGATGCGGCGCAGCGTGCAGAGTTCCTCTCGCTGCTTAAGGATTGA